From the genome of Mauremys reevesii isolate NIE-2019 linkage group 24, ASM1616193v1, whole genome shotgun sequence:
CTGGGGCTGGGTTGTCGGCTCGGGGGATCAGGAGGggttgctgcagggagcaggagaggggtgGCCGGGGAGTGTGGAGGAGCGGCCGGGGGGTTGCTGGGGCTGGGTTGCCGGATCGGGGGATCAGGAAGGgttgctgcagggggcagtggagGGGTGGCCGGGGGATTGCTGGCACTGGGTTGCTGGATCGGGGGATCAGGAGATGGGTGGCTGGTGCATGTGGAGGAGCGGCCGGGAGGTTGCTGGGGCTGGGTTGCCGGCTCAGGAGGGgttgctgcagggggcaggagaggggtggCCGGGGTGTGTGGAGGAGTGGCCGGGAGGTTGCTGGCTCAGGGGATCAGGAGGGGTTGCtagaggggtggctggggagggctgctgggggcaggaggggggtggcTGGGTGGAGGCTGGTGGCCGGGGGGGGTTGCTGGCTTGGAGGCCCAGCAGCGGCCATGGGGTGCCCCGtgacccatcccctccccaccccaccccgcaggGCATCGGCTGCTACATGTTCCGCATTGACGACTTCGACGTGGTGGACGCCACGATGCACGGCAACGCCGCCCGCTTCATCAACCACTCGTGCGAGCCCAACTGCTACTCGCGCGTCATTCACGTGGAGGGGCAGAAGCACATCGTGATCTTCGCCCTGCGGCGCATCTTCCGCGGCGAGGAGCTCACCTACGACTACAAGTTCCCCATCGAGGACGCTGGCTCCAAGCTGCCCTGCAACTGCGGGGCCAAGCGCTGCCGCCGGTTCCTCAACTAGCGCCCACTGCTCTACCTGGGGCGCCCACcttggggagctgggctcagccccctcCAGAGCCCCCTGATTTCCTGCTAcctcccccccatcctcccctctGCCAGGCCCCCAGCAGCCCAGTGCTGGGCTTTTGTGGggccagggagcccagctgctcaATCCCCCAGACACTGGCCTGGGGAGGAAGGGCCCCTAGCgtcggtgctgggggcagggcccggtGCCCTAGACTCCTCCGCTGtgatctcccccttccccccccaacccctggtTCCAGGGCAGCTTGTGGCTCCTGCCCCTTTCCTGGGCGGGGAGGAGCAAGACTTGACTTGGGGCAGGCCCCTTGGGGAACAGGGTCTTGCCCCTTTTTCAGAGCCCCCCATGTGGGCTGGGCTAGTGGGGTTTGAGCACGACCCCCCTGCTGAGCTGCACTAGCAGAGGcacgaggtgtgtgtgtgtgtatgtgggggggggggtgagtttgcccagcccccacctcctgagTCTGGACTCCCAGCTCCGGCCTGGGGGCTGCTTTCCTTTTTGTATGGGGAGGGTatgagtggggggcggggggccagggcaggccccCCTGCGGCCCCCCAACCCTGTAGATATTTGTACAGATGTTTCTAAACCTGTTTATTTTCTATGCACTTTTTTATTTAAAGCGGTGAGTCGGCCCTgtgccccccggccccgccccgttggtataattttaaataaaaggccattttcacatgctgtgCTCTTCCTCGGGTCAgtgccaggggaaggggggaaatgggcTCTGTGGAGAGGTTGAGGGGGGGTCTGGgcacactgccccctgctgggaaaggCCTGCCCCAGCTCCTACCCCTGTGCTGCAGAAGTGCCTCCTCTTTTCCATcagctcaggcctggggcagccatagctccctgctgcttccccagccgCCACCTCCTGGCTCTGGCCTGTCACCACCTGTTACCCCAGGAGCAGGCTGCTGGCCGAGGGGGGTGCTCTGCGCCTGTAGGACCTATTCCCATTCCTCCCTAGTCTCCCGCCTCCAGGCAGAGTTCCACTGGGCAGCGCCCGCCGACtccctagcaggggcggctctacctttttggccgccccaagcagtcatgcgcgggaggcgccccggagccgcgggagcagcggacctcccgcgggcatgactgcagagggaccgctggtcccgcgtggctcggctggacctcccgtggctgcggacggttcgcggctctggcggctccgcttgagctgctgcagtcatgcctgcggcaggtccactcgtcccggggctccggtggacctcccacaggcatgactgcggcaggtccgccggcccagcctgctgcctccccccccacccccaccccccggcggcaggggacgggtcgctcctcggctcgcagtggcaggatgagctggggccccagccttttgccgccccctagattttgccgccctaggcaccggcaccggcttgttttgctggtgcctagagccgcccctgctccctagACACCTTCCGGGTGTGTGCCTGCTGCTCGGGCCAGGTTCATTGCAGGGACTGGCCCCATGTGGCATTATGTGCAGCTGTTccccactccagaggtggctgcatctcggtACTGGGTGAGCTGTCCCCCTGGCTTGCTGCAGTGTGGCAGTTACCAGCTGCTCCTGTCCTGCATCAGTCAGTCACTGtctcctgggctgggggtggtgtcAAGGTCTCCACTGTGGCTTTGGTGCCTCCTGCTGCCCTTTGATGTGACTGGCTGCACCATGGGCTCTGAGACTaggtgggggagggcagcccCTCAACCCTCCTCCAGTGGGGGGGCCAGGCCTGCTCTAacagctgcccccagccacctGGCAACTCAGGGGTCCTGGTCTTCACTCTAACTACACTCCTTGATGGTTCTTGGTGTGttactcccccccgcccccctcgggGGAGGCTAGCAGTGGAGAACCCAGCTGCCCAGGAGGATAGATGGGATATGAGGTGGCACAGCTAGAGTGGAGGGCACTGTGAACAAGGTCCTGGCTCGTTTCCTTCCTGTGGGTGGTAGGGGGGGTTGCATGTCAGTCCAGGCATGCACCTcacacccccacctgcaccccctccagcacctgtAGGGCATCCTTGCGCCCCATGGCAGCCAGCAGCCCAGCCAGCTGCCCCAGCGTGGCATCAGGCTGGCGGGCAGCCACTGTCTCTAGGGTGGCACGCAGGGGGCTGCGCGTGCTGCGCAGGGAATAGGCATAGTCAGTCCAGGTGGCTGAGAGGCCGTAGCGGGCAGCCAGGTGCCGGGTACCTGCCCCGGCCTTGCCTTCAGGGTCCAGCAGCATGATCAGCTCCTCCAGCACATCCGGGTTATCTAGCAGGTGCTGCAGTGGTGCCCCCCACCGGCCTgtggggcacagagcaggggtgatTAGGACGGTGGGTGTAGGCAtggctggtgggggaagggagccaTACGTACCTGCATGGCCAGTGGTGGGTGCTTTGATGCCAGATGTCTCCTCTGCACTCTGGGGGCAAAGCAGCAGATTGGGCTTAGCCATGGAGCTGGAGGCTGAGGGGGCAGAAGGAGGAGGTGAGGGTTGGGGCCCTGGACCCCCAGCCCAAGGGGAGCACTGAGCATCTGCTCATGGGGCGGAGCTTCACTGCCCCATCTGCTGTCCAAGGagccccccgcccaccccacgGGGCTAGGCCCCACCGCCTGGCCAAGAAGCATTGCCCCTGACATTGGGGCTTCTAGTGCTTAGAGCAGCCCTTCCCTGGGGGCAGGCCCCTCCCACTCTTCCAAGGCGCTCTGCCCAGAACAGagcagaccctgcccctgccctcccactCTCTGCCTCAGGAGTTCAATGAAagtgggagggggggatgggggaggagcctgATGGGCAGTGGGTGGGACCTGCTCTCTGGGGGGGGCTctcagctgggggaggagcttgATGGAGTTGGGGGtctatttagggtgaccagacagcaagtgtgaaaaatcaggatgggggtggggggtaataggagcctatataagaaaaagacccaaacattaggactgtccctataaaatcggggcatGGGGTCAGCCTAGGTCTAGTCCAGCACTGGCAGaaggggggcagtggggcagggcagccgtggggctggctggctactCACCCTGGCGGGGGCACCAGCCACGCTTTGTCCAGACAAGGAGGGCGAAGgacccagtcagcagcaccagaagcagcagcagcagcgtcagAAGAGCGACATACCCGCCATAGCCTGCAAATGGGGGCGGCAGTGGGTCACGGGGACAGCGCCCGGCTACTCTGGccttggccagcagggggcactgtgggacGAGCTCCCCgtgcctccagccccggtctggcccagcagggggcgctgcagacTCCACGTACCTGCCGTGTCGCTGCAGGATTCGGGCGCTCCAGGGGTCCCAGAGGCGGGGGTAGAAGCAGAGCCCGGGGCGCGGCCAGAGCCCCCCGGTCCCTCTGCAGACGGAAGCCAAGTGGGGGACGTGGGGGAGGCCCCAGGCCAGCACGGCGGGAGGGAGGCAGAAGACTCGGCGCCGGGAGCCTGAAAGGCAGAGCCAGGCAAGAGGGCATGAGCCCATCTGCCACCCCCGCCCAAGTccgaatagaacccaggagtcctggctccgccctccccccactgacgctgccccctcccccccccccgcacctacCTCCGTTGGTCTGTCGCAGTCGATGTCAGCCCGGACCGCAGGGTGACACTGCTCGGTGGGGAAGCAGCACCGAGGCCGGCACCTCCCATCCGGCCCCCGCTGCTGCCTGCGGAGCCGAGAGCAGCCTTGTCAAACAGGGCAATGAGCAGcgtcccccaccccccgtgtagagaacccaggtgtcctggtgcccagcccctcagctctctaaccactagaccccactcccctcccaggcccagggattgaacccagcaccctgactcccagcccctgctctagccaAGGTGGGTCCATGCCGTACCCGGGGGGGCAGCACCGGGCGTCCTGcaggcgggtgcaggggctgagctcgGCGCCCGgcgggcactgggagcagggctggcacaGCAGGAATCGCCCATCGTTGAAGGATTTGGAGGGACACTCCTGGGTGGGAGATGCGAAGCGGCCGCCTGTGTCCCTCATGCCGCAGTTCACGGTGAACTCCAGTCCTGGGGAGACCGTGGAGTGAGTCAGAGCCCCCGCCCCATGGCATCGTGCCCCACACCCTGCGCCCCACAGCACACACCCCAGGGTCCCCAGCAGAACACCTGCCccacagcacagtgccccctacagagccccctgccctgctctctgcagcaaGACACCCCCGCGCACCCTGGGGCCCCCTGCTGACCACCTGCCCCACACCGCAGCGCTCCCTACCAGGCCCCCCATCCCACAGCATGTCGCCCCCTGGTGAGCCCCCCGCCTGCAGCATGGTGCCCCCCGGTGAGCCCCCCGCCCTGCAGTATGGCGCCCCCGGTGAGCCCCCCGCCTGCAGCATGGCGCCCCCTGGTGAGCCCCCCGCCCTGCAGTATGGCGCCCCCGGTGAGCCCCCCGCCTGCAGCATGGCGCCCCCTGGTGAGCCCCCCGCCTGCAGCATGGCGCCCCTGGTGAGCCCCCCGCCCTGCAGTATGGCGCCCCCGGGGAGCCCCCGGCCCGGCCGCATGGCGCCCCCGGTGAGCCCCCCGCCCAGCAGCAtggcgcccctgctgagcccccgcctgCAGCATGGCGCCCGGTGAGCCCCCCGCCCTGCAGCATGGCGCCCCCGGTGAGCCCCCCGCCCTGCAGCatggtgccccctgctgagccctctctgcccccccgcccccactcaccgTGCAGTGGGACTTTGTGTGCGTAGCCGGTCTCACAGGGGACGCAGGCCTGGGCCTGCAGGTGCCAGTACTGCAGGTGGCTGCACTTGCTGGACCGGGAGCTCTGGGCCCTCGTGCAGGCGCCggggggcagcagggcgctgggcaggaggcagagcagcaggggcagcagcatggcaaggaccgtgtgtgtgtgttggggggagggctgggaagTGCTGGGACCTGGGAGAGGGGAGAacatggggaggggggatgtGGGGTTCACCTACAACCCCCCCACATCTTCCagctcaccccaaccccccgcccccatgctCCAGGGGCGTAACCCCCACATCCCAGCTACTCCCTCCTCCAGCCGCAGCCCCGGCCCTACTGATACCCCGCCCCCAGCTGACCCTGAGCCCAACCACATCCAGGTCCTTAAATCCCcattctccaccccaccccctgccagctGCCTGTAACCCCCCAGCTCCCGTCAACCCTCCCCACCTGTACTCCTTCCCCACAGGCCCCCTGGCTGCTTCAGCCCCTCACCCCACTAATCATACCCCTCCCCCTAGCTCACCCCTTTGGCCAGTaccccttccccacacaccctccctaCCAGCCCCAGCTGTCCCCCAGGCTCTCACCCCGGCCCAGCGTGTGTATCCTCCGTCCTGCTGTGCCCCACGGTCGTCTGGGCTGGCAAGTTGCACGCGTGTTTGCTTCGCTGCTCACCTCTGTAAGGCATGAGAACTCCGTGGTGCTGCCCCCCCTCAGCCGGCCCCCCCATTTCCCGTCTCCACCCTGCACACTTCCTGCCATCCTGAAAACCAGCAGTCAGCTGAGGCAGATATAACCAGTCAACTCAGCACTCCCAACCGCATGGGGATTACCCAGACATGGGTGCTGGGGAATGGCTGTTTGTAACACCGGACGGGACAGCGCCCCTGGTGCTGCGATGCAGCCACATCTGGAGTGGGGCAGCCAGGGAACAGCCACACATAACACCACATGCTTGCCCAggcctaggatgaccagacagcaagtgtgaaaaatcgtgacggggtaataggagcttatataagcaaaagcccccaaaatcgggactgtccctataaaatcggaacatctggtcaccctacctggcacTGAGCTGCAGCCAGGTCTGGGTCAGGGTAACTTGGGAACAGCTGCACATAACACCGCATGGGGATGGCTCACCGGGTGCGGAGACATGGCCAGCTCTGAGGCTCTTGCAGCTGATGAATCTAGACAAAATACAGCGGCTGAGAGTGCAGGAAAAGACAGTGACATTAAATGCCACAGCGTTCAGGATGTGTGGGCAGGACTGAGAACTGGTGAGCTGGTTCTTGGTAGAATGACGTTCACGGAGTGGAAAGCTTTCACTCCTGGGGGTGGTACTGTGCAGCTGTTCCCCGccctcagaggtggctgcgtctcagtgtcagggactcgaaccccgacaatctgcactgggactctaacccaggcaaccttgaccctactcaacgggtaggtggatgttgctggatttctacgagcttcagctggttcacagaaCTCGCCTTATCGCCGACGCAGAGATCAGATTACCAGGCAAGGCTCCTCTAAACCAGAGGATGTGCGCTGCGTTGCCTCAGAGTCTGATCCCCCGCCGGAGAGTCAGACAaagtcccggcggagtcgccaaagatgttggggactttaaccccgacagcaAAATTCGTTGTCtgatcacagagagacaggcaacaccagcaaggtccgatctaaaagctctttattgacaagtgcacgcgtcAGTAAAGAGCAACgcgtctccagtgagaaccagcctctctttacagcttagcattagcctatatagacagttttattacgtcatacatcactcacttgagcaaaacccacccccctttatTTAACAAcataaaactagacacttttaatatacacacatgcctagactttatgtctacaactttagattattaattatatcttaacaaaaccccaaaagttagaaatacaggggagttttaaacaaacctataactcaaccagaGAGTTAaaatctgaaccgtgggatgctagagtttcttatcagttcttcaaacactgtccttagcacagctgaTGCTATGCCAGGAATGCAATCCCTGGCTtatctcacgttttccagggctttgtgaaacaatgctgcttctcagtacttttccactctgggattacccagaaacctgtgttagcctgacttcagtcaggttggcataactggttttgtgctacatctttattcaggcctaacatcAGTGTCGGGCAAGCTGTCCCTGTGTGGCGTTGTGTGTGGCTGTTccctggctgccccaccccagaggtggctgaccTCAGCATTGGGCCCACCATCCGCCTGTGTCTGTTACAGTTCCTGGGGGGGGAGAAAAGCTTTTTACCATCAGAATTTGGGATGCAGTTTATGGGGCAGGTGCAGAGGGAACATTTTTTGTCTTTTGGGCTCAGTTCATTCCAAATCGCGCCATTGCGTGGGAGCTGAAAAAGCCAGAagcttctttttcctctttctgtgaATCCCAAGCAGTCAGGAGAAGCTGAGAGCTACAAGGTCTGCAAAGCCACAAGGCCAGCGTTCAACAGGGGTTTAAGAATTGAAAGGTGCAGCTAGTCGCCTCGTGGGAATTTCAGATTCCCAAGTTAA
Proteins encoded in this window:
- the IGFLR1 gene encoding IGF-like family receptor 1, giving the protein MAGSVQGGDGKWGGRLRGGSTTEFSCLTEVSSEANTRATCQPRRPWGTAGRRIHTLGRGPSTSQPSPQHTHTVLAMLLPLLLCLLPSALLPPGACTRAQSSRSSKCSHLQYWHLQAQACVPCETGYAHKVPLHGLEFTVNCGMRDTGGRFASPTQECPSKSFNDGRFLLCQPCSQCPPGAELSPCTRLQDARCCPPGQQRGPDGRCRPRCCFPTEQCHPAVRADIDCDRPTEAPGAESSASLPPCWPGASPTSPTWLPSAEGPGGSGRAPGSASTPASGTPGAPESCSDTAGYGGYVALLTLLLLLLVLLTGSFALLVWTKRGWCPRQASSSMAKPNLLLCPQSAEETSGIKAPTTGHAGRWGAPLQHLLDNPDVLEELIMLLDPEGKAGAGTRHLAARYGLSATWTDYAYSLRSTRSPLRATLETVAARQPDATLGQLAGLLAAMGRKDALQVLEGVQVGV